Proteins encoded in a region of the Suricata suricatta isolate VVHF042 chromosome 10, meerkat_22Aug2017_6uvM2_HiC, whole genome shotgun sequence genome:
- the NPFF gene encoding pro-FMRFamide-related neuropeptide FF: MDSRRAAVLLLLLLTDWGYAQGPGSQDKGHQIFVEEDSRLRPLQEAQTPGSFLHSLLQAMQRPGRSSAFRFQPQRFGRNTRGSWSSEQLGPRAGEGLSSPFWSLAAPQRFGKK, encoded by the exons ATGGATTCTAGGAGGGCAGCggtgctgttgctgctgctgctgacagACTGGGGCTATGCCCAAGGCCCAGGCAGCCAAGACAAAGGACACCAGATATTCGTG GAGGAAGACAGCAGGCTCCGCCCGCTGCAGGAGGCCCAGACCCCTGGGTCATTCCTGCATTCCCTGCTCCAGGCCATGCAGAGACCAGGCCGCAGCTCAGCCTTTCGGTTTCAGCCCCAGAG GTTTGGCAGAAACACCCGGGGCTCCTGGAGCAGCGAACAGTTGGGTCcccgagctggggaggggctcagCTCCCCATTCTGGAGCCTGGCTGCACCCCAACGCTTTGGGAAGAAGTGA
- the TARBP2 gene encoding RISC-loading complex subunit TARBP2 isoform X2 produces MLAANPGKTPISLLQEYGTRIGKTPVYDLLKAEGQAHQPNFTFRVTVGDTSCTGQGPSKKAAKHKAAEVALKHLKGGSMLEPALEDSSSFSPLDSSLPEDIPVFTAAAAVPPVPSAVPTRSPPMEVQPPVSPQQSECNPVGALQELVVQKGWRLPEYTVTQESGPAHRKEFTMTCRVERFVEIGSGTSKKLAKRNAAAKMLLRVHTVPLDARDGNEAEPDDDHFSIGVGSRLDGLRNRGPGCTWDSLRNSVGEKILSLRSCSLGTLGALGPACCSILSELSEEQAFHVSYLDIEELSLSGLCQCLVELSTQPATVCHGSAATREAARGEAARRALQYLKIMAGSK; encoded by the exons ATGCTGGCAGCCAACCCGGGCAAGACCCCGATCAGCCTTCTGCAGGAGTATGGGACCAGAATAGGGAAGACGCCCGTGTACGACCTTCTCAAAGCCGAGGGCCAAGCCCACCAGCCTAATTTCACCTTCCGGGTCACCGTTGGCGACACCAGCTGCACTG GTCAGGGCcccagcaagaaggcagccaagCACAAGGCAGCTGAGGTGGCCCTCAAACACCTCAAAGGAGGGAGCATGCTGGAGCCGGCCCTAGAGGACAGCAG TTCTTTTTCTCCCCTAGACTCTTCACTGCCTGAGGACATTCCAGTTTTTACTGCTGCAGCTGCTGTGCCTCCTGTTCCATCTGCTGTTCCAACCAG GAGCCCCCCCATGGAGGTGCAGCCCCCCGTCTCCCCTCAGCAGTCCGAGTGCAATCCTGTTGGCGCTCTGCAG GAGCTGGTGGTGCAGAAAGGCTGGCGGTTGCCTGAGTACACGGTGACCCAGGAGTCTGGGCCGGCCCACCGCAAAGAGTTTACCATGACCTGCCGAGTGGAGCGTTTCGTTGAGATTG GCAGTGGCACTTCCAAAAAGCTGGCAAAGCGTAATGCGGCGGCCAAAATGCTGCTTCGAGTGCACACGGTGCCTCTGGATGCCCGGGACGGGAATGAGGCAGAGCCTGATGACGATCACTTCTCCATT GGTGTAGGCTCCCGCCTGGATGGACTTCGGAACCGGGGCCCAGGCTGCACCTGGGATTCTCTGCGAAATTCAGTGGGAGAGAAGATCCTGTCCCTCCGCAGCTGCTCCTTGGGCACCTTAGGTGCTCTGGGCCCTGCCTGCTGCAGCATCCTCAGTGAGCTCTCTGAGGAGCAGGCCTTCCATGTCAGCTACCTGGATATTG AGGAACTGAGCCTGAGTGGGCTCTGCCAATGCCTGGTGGAGCTGTCTACACAGCCGGCTACCGTGTGTCACGGCTCTGCAGCGACCAGGGAGGCAGCCCGAGGCGAGGCTGCCCGCCGTGCCCTGCAGTACCTCAAGATCATGGCAGGCAGCAAATAA
- the TARBP2 gene encoding RISC-loading complex subunit TARBP2 isoform X1: MSEEEQGSGTTTGCGLPSIEQMLAANPGKTPISLLQEYGTRIGKTPVYDLLKAEGQAHQPNFTFRVTVGDTSCTGQGPSKKAAKHKAAEVALKHLKGGSMLEPALEDSSSFSPLDSSLPEDIPVFTAAAAVPPVPSAVPTRSPPMEVQPPVSPQQSECNPVGALQELVVQKGWRLPEYTVTQESGPAHRKEFTMTCRVERFVEIGSGTSKKLAKRNAAAKMLLRVHTVPLDARDGNEAEPDDDHFSIGVGSRLDGLRNRGPGCTWDSLRNSVGEKILSLRSCSLGTLGALGPACCSILSELSEEQAFHVSYLDIEELSLSGLCQCLVELSTQPATVCHGSAATREAARGEAARRALQYLKIMAGSK, encoded by the exons ATGAGTGAAGAGGAGCAGGGCTCCGGCACTACCACGGGCTGCGGGCTGCCCAG tATAGAGCAAATGCTGGCAGCCAACCCGGGCAAGACCCCGATCAGCCTTCTGCAGGAGTATGGGACCAGAATAGGGAAGACGCCCGTGTACGACCTTCTCAAAGCCGAGGGCCAAGCCCACCAGCCTAATTTCACCTTCCGGGTCACCGTTGGCGACACCAGCTGCACTG GTCAGGGCcccagcaagaaggcagccaagCACAAGGCAGCTGAGGTGGCCCTCAAACACCTCAAAGGAGGGAGCATGCTGGAGCCGGCCCTAGAGGACAGCAG TTCTTTTTCTCCCCTAGACTCTTCACTGCCTGAGGACATTCCAGTTTTTACTGCTGCAGCTGCTGTGCCTCCTGTTCCATCTGCTGTTCCAACCAG GAGCCCCCCCATGGAGGTGCAGCCCCCCGTCTCCCCTCAGCAGTCCGAGTGCAATCCTGTTGGCGCTCTGCAG GAGCTGGTGGTGCAGAAAGGCTGGCGGTTGCCTGAGTACACGGTGACCCAGGAGTCTGGGCCGGCCCACCGCAAAGAGTTTACCATGACCTGCCGAGTGGAGCGTTTCGTTGAGATTG GCAGTGGCACTTCCAAAAAGCTGGCAAAGCGTAATGCGGCGGCCAAAATGCTGCTTCGAGTGCACACGGTGCCTCTGGATGCCCGGGACGGGAATGAGGCAGAGCCTGATGACGATCACTTCTCCATT GGTGTAGGCTCCCGCCTGGATGGACTTCGGAACCGGGGCCCAGGCTGCACCTGGGATTCTCTGCGAAATTCAGTGGGAGAGAAGATCCTGTCCCTCCGCAGCTGCTCCTTGGGCACCTTAGGTGCTCTGGGCCCTGCCTGCTGCAGCATCCTCAGTGAGCTCTCTGAGGAGCAGGCCTTCCATGTCAGCTACCTGGATATTG AGGAACTGAGCCTGAGTGGGCTCTGCCAATGCCTGGTGGAGCTGTCTACACAGCCGGCTACCGTGTGTCACGGCTCTGCAGCGACCAGGGAGGCAGCCCGAGGCGAGGCTGCCCGCCGTGCCCTGCAGTACCTCAAGATCATGGCAGGCAGCAAATAA